One stretch of Pyrenophora tritici-repentis strain M4 chromosome 4, whole genome shotgun sequence DNA includes these proteins:
- a CDS encoding TRAPPC9-Trs120 domain containing protein — MAADPLSPIAPARIRALLLPMGRIKRSRFLAFVDLLQQESLVRLGDISPDPRPDRNMFSPLAWPEGTLMYDFSTSMPPASHLSLSPFEQFREPLLIIGLGDASEYAWLEPSRAADGSPTEAFEEPPAEDTDANAILLGVDDLKEQFPRAYLHSLMMFDSVSQSRHPRLPQETLLIPPKSQLKTTTMKTLVCDFTATLLAEMTTLAKSIQALPTLVSPASQNGMADATPSWATSDSTSQFPRRNSVLSSSRPGSPASGGQKDDHRMSMPVLPSSQGGALSTEDPRTASPNGQGTRTPPTTFDEISGINAANTVHSTTNNSARPGTATKNAAADRVSLAGFGSGGVGERARNKGRGRISIVTGTLYMCAGQWLEAVRELTEGATRARALSDHLWHAKALEHIMVCMLLFAWSGMEFQIPQICYPAFDKSAGTKSPTHTPSNSGSDVSSAAKLPKHDDSLEALNALLPDLVSMILNLYTRAANFAGESLPPLAFSECVIRFSKLLAAINLSAGYLDDDALRHLVQSVPYKQKSRFSVARLSVHPTRNDIASMLFRAIPGPVESSGMNPTDRIVVLAGVASVLSSLGLQRKKAVVLKEFITSLVPGLIQARKVGAAEMGVHPAAGLAALNIASGGSSSALNLGEGEAENGIDEFLGLLGRIYGIPYSKSTMPEMADSAKRDDDAESAADNLASQRVVDAILAISSLRSFGSLSLKLEILRTCLSFCEALPDFNGVLHFTALLLRVAGPGTAPRPNSTDVFVSLQRDEQVRLYSNISRTVTAARKLGLKHVETEYWDDFLVRGLFILEESEGLRLTQRQGIELKSTKKSKESPFLHNAWPQKPQRNIANAVLVANEEYRFVIALQNPYDFELGVESLKIAAEGVEFVALEEHFLLGPYRTQKFQISGIARSSGALKIIGCYVKLIGCRERLFPIFPEPWKPKREAKMKHMGLNACIGAPISRPSSAICPSIDRRAVSQPKPESLKFSVIPDQPVIVITNVSLPQAAVMVLEGERKQFTITVRNVSKTSVDFVHISFQDTATDAIQAATSNKDIPAAELHELEIQLAHHPPLHWNKSDDEESFNIKPGAEADFIVEVIGRTRLIDATIQIDYANLGKRRSEVEEHFFTRHVSAHISITVNASVQLQRPDIVPLSGDIGWANVITSSDMPSATESPQPLLPGKADTHLQAFLRHKESQGHEDEYCMLLLDLRNSWPNPLSISLQARRPKPDGDYSDDSWDESYSVSEVIQPGHVSRLAMVLPKIYLKAPHATVPLLNPANQRQFIVSTSKIDPKVERTSREAFWYRHELLNIVRGTWTEEDNGRHGELELRGIRFTPRMVEAIKLDDLAIETTLIPDHPSPEDKNIVKQLGRTKFEVPVDEFLTLKTTVRNRSPRPISSVLRLQPHLAGLQHNVALDLDKRFSWTGVLQRKMPIIQPGETVESELGVVALCSGTYKIGATVDEAEVLRSGNEEEGSRPRSDTQTLLQGDVLGEPKLRTWYMKEPCTIAARR, encoded by the exons ATGGCCGCCGACCCTTTGTCCCCGATCGCGCCTGCGCGCATTAGGGCCCTGCTTCTCCCCATGGGCCGAATCAAGCGCTCACGTTTCCTAGCCTTTGTCGACCTCTTACAGCAAGAATCGCTGGTTCGATTGGGTGATATCAGCCCGGACCCACGACCTGATCGGA ACATGTTCTCTCCCTTGGCATGGCCGGAGGGTACGCTGATGTATGACTTTTCGACATCCATGCCCCCAGCTTCTCATTTATCTTTGTCGCCATTTGAACAATTCCGAGAGCCATTGCTTATCATCGGGCTGGGCGATGCATCAGAGTATGCATGGCTCGAGCCGTCACGTGCGGCAGATGGTAGCCCCACTGAGGCATTCGAAGAGCCTCCTGCCGAGGATACAGATGCCAACGCAATACTGCTTGGCGTTGATGACCTCAAAGAACAGTTCCCCAGAGCTTATCTTCACAGCCTTATGATGTTTGATTCTGTGTCCCAGTCACGGCATCCCCGCTTACCCCAAGAGACCCTTCTAATCCCCCCCAAATCACAACTGAAGACTACGACCATGAAGACGCTAGTCTGTGATTTTACTGCAACTCTGCTAGCCGAAATGACAACATTGGCAAAGTCCATTCAAGCTCTTCCTACTTTGGTTTCTCCCGCTTCTCAAAATGGGATGGCAGACGCTACCCCAAGCTGGGCCACATCGGACTCCACATCACAATTTCCAAGGCGAAACTCAGTGCTGAGCTCCAGTCGTCCAGGTTCACCTGCGAGTGGCGGACAAAAAGATGATCATCGCATGTCAATGCCCGTGCTCCCATCAAGCCAAGGAGGAGCGTTGTCCACAGAAGACCCGCGAACTGCTTCACCAAACGGCCAAGGCACGCGTACACCACCTACAACTTTTGACGAAATTTCTGGTATCAATGCAGCGAACACTGTGCATTCGACCACCAACAACTCTGCAAGGCCTGGTACGGCAACAAAAAACGCTGCAGCGGACCGGGTTTCCCTTGCCGGATTTGGTTCCGGTGGGGTAGGCGAACGTGCCAGGAATAAGGGCCGTGGTCGTATCAGTATCGTAACGGGTACGCTATACATGTGTGCAGGACAGTGGCTCGAAGCTGTGCGAGAGCTTACAGAGGGCGCGACAAGAGCACGAGCTCTGAGCGACCACTTGTGGCATGCTAAAGCTTTGGAGCACATCATGGTATGCATGCTACTATTTGCATGGTCGGGCATGGAATTCCAG ATACCTCAAATCTGCTACCCAGCCTTCGATAAATCCGCAGGTACCAAGTCGCCCACCCACACCCCATCAAATAGTGGTTCAGATGTATCGTCTGCAGCCAAGCTCCCAAAACATGACGATTCTCTCGAGGCCTTGAATGCGTTGCTTCCGGACCTCGTAAGCATGATCCTGAATCTTTACACTCGTGCAGCCAATTTTGCTGGCGAATCTCTACCGCCTCTCGCATTTTCAGAATGTGTGATAAGATTTTCCAAATTACTGGCTGCTATCAACTTGTCTGCAGGCTACCTTGACGACGATGCTCTACGGCACCTCGTGCAAAGTGTACCATACAAACAAAAGTCGCGTTTCTCAGTCGCCCGACTAAGTGTACATCCGACAAGGAACGACATAGCTTCTATGCTCTTTCGCGCGATACCAGGCCCTGTTGAATCATCTGGGATGAATCCTACAGATCGTATCGTTGTACTTGCGGGTGTTGCTTCTGTTCTATCATCTCTAGGTCTACAGCGAAAGAAAGCTGTTGTCCTGAAAGAATTCATTACGTCATTAGTCCCTGGCCTGATCCAGGCCCGGAAGGTTGGTGCAGCGGAAATGGGCGTTCATCCAGCTGCTGGTCTGGCGGCTCTCAACATCGCAAGTGGGGGCTCATCTAGTGCCCTCAACCTAGGCGAAGGCGAGGCCGAGAACGGCATCGATGAATTCTTGGGTCTCTTGGGCCGAATATACGGGATTCCATATTCTAAGAGTACGATGCCTGAGATGGCAGACTCAGCCAAAAGAGACGATGATGCGGAAAGTGCGGCCGATAACCTTGCCAGCCAGCGTGTGGTTGATGCGATCTTGGCGATATCGTCTTTGCGTTCATTTGGAAGTCTCAGCCTTAAACTTGAGATTCTACGAACATGCTTGAGCTTTTGTGAAGCATTGCCAGATTTCAACGGCGTTCTTCATTTCACTGCTCTATTGCTGAGAGTGGCGGGTCCTGGGACAGCGCCAAGACCTAATAGCACCGACGTCTTCGTATCCCTCCAAAGAGACGAGCAGGTGCGACTATACTCGAACATTTCACGAACGGTGACTGCCGCCAGAAAGCTGGGTCTGAAGCATGTGGAAACCGAATATTGGGACGACTTTCTTGTGCGCGGGCTATTCATTTTAGAGGAATCCGAAGGGCTTCGCTTGACCCAACGTCAAGGTATCGAACTGAAATCAACTAAAAAGAGCAAGGAGAGTCCATTCCTTCACAACGCTTGGCCCCAGAAACCTCAGAGAAACATTGCAAACGCTGTTTTAGTGGCTAACGAGGAGTACCGCTTTGTCATTGCTCTGCAGAACCCCTACGACTTTGAACTAGGAGTGGAGTCCTTGAAAATCGCTGCAGAAGGCGTCGAGTTTGTAGCATTGGAGGAGCACTTTTTGCTCGGGCCTTACAGGACCCAAAAATTCCAAATCTCCGGCATAGCGCGTTCATCGGGTGCGTTGAAGATTATCGGCTGCTACGTTAAGCTCATTGGCTGTCGGGAACGGTTATTTCCTATTTTCCCTGAACCATGGAAGCCTAAAAGAGAAGCCAAGATGAAGCATATGGGACTCAACGCATGCATAGGTGCCCCAATCTCACGGCCCTCGTCGGCCATATGCCCCTCGATTGACCGCAGAGCGGTCTCGCAGCCTAAGCCGGAGTCGTTGAAGTTTTCCGTTATTCCCGATCAACCTGTTATTGTCATCACAAATGTATCACTACCGCAGGCAGCGGTCATGGTGCTAGAAGGCGAAAGGAAACAGTTCACCATCACTGTCAGGAATGTGTCGAAGACGTCTGTAGACTTTGTTCATATTTCCTTCCAGGATACCGCGACAGACGCGATTCAGGCCGCCACGTCGAATAAAGACATTCCCGCTGCGGAGTTGCACGAGCTGGAGATCCAGCTTGCCCATCATCCACCCTTACACTGGAATAAGAGCGACGACGAAGAGTCATTCAACATCAAACCTGGAGCGGAGGCAGACTTTATCGTTGAAGTTATCGGCCGTACTCGGCTGATAGACGCGACGATCCAAATCGATTATGCCAATCTCGGAAAACGAAGATCAGAAGTAGAAGAACATTTCTTCACTCGCCATGTATCTGCTCATATATCTATCACGGTAAATGCAAGCGTGCAACTCCAACGCCCGGATATTGTGCCCTTGTCTGGAGACATTGGCTGGGCTAATGTGATCACTTCCTCGGACATGCCTTCCGCTACTGAGTCGCCACAGCCTCTCTTACCCGGGAAAGCCGATACCCATCTCCAGGCATTTCTACGGCATAAAGAAAGCCAAGGGCATGAGGACGAATACTGCATGCTTCTCCTGGATCTGCGGAATTCGTGGCCAAACCCGTTGTCAATATCGCTACAAGCCCGACGACCCAAACCCGATGGTGATTACAGCGATGACTCCTGGGATGAATCGTACAGTGTCAGCGAAGTGATACAACCCGGACACGTCAGCAGACTAGCAATGGTTCTCCCGAAGATCTACCTAAAGGCCCCGCATGCCACGGTGCCCTTGTTGAATCCTGCGAACCAACGTCAATTCATTGTTAGTACGAGCAAGATCGATCCCAAGGTGGAACGTACCAGTCGAGAAGCGTTCTGGTACCGCCATGAGCTGCTCAACATAGTGCGCGGTACATGGACGGAAGAGGACAATGGACGTCATGGAGAGCTTGAACTGCGCGGTATCCGTTTTACCCCACGTATGGTAGAGGCTATAAAGCTAGACGATCTCGCCATCGAGACAACTCTCATTCCAGACCACCCAAGCCCAGAAGACAAGAATATCGTAAAACAGCTTGGCCGAACCAAGTTTGAGGTCCCTGTGGACGAGTTCTTGACGTTGAAGACTACAGTACGCAATCGGAGTCCACGACCCATTTCATCTGTACTACGCCTGCAACCTCATCTTGCTGGCCTTCAACACAATGTCGCCCTCGATCTCGATAAACGCTTCTCCTGGACTGGTGTACTACAGCGTAAGATGCCGATAATACAGCCAGGAGAAACTGTAGAGTCTGAGCTAGGCGTCGTTGCGCTGTGCAGTGGCACCTATAAGATCGGTGCGACGGTCGACGAAGCGGAGGTACTCAGAAGTGGGAATGAGGAAGAGGGGTCGAGGCCGAGAAGCGATACCCAGACTTTACTGCAGGGTGACGTACTGGGCGAGCCAAAGTTGAGGACTTGGTATATGAAGGAGCCGTGTACGATTGCTGCGAGGAGATGA